A single region of the Chiloscyllium punctatum isolate Juve2018m chromosome 15, sChiPun1.3, whole genome shotgun sequence genome encodes:
- the LOC140486347 gene encoding uncharacterized protein isoform X1: MAVDEIRVCERLKRNGWKFRRTMERIFQEYNHPFEDDLIVNLEDMTVDAPSGSVAWCSIDSPHPFLRKQARVNRKKKSGKHYAPDESLKDLMSTELSGQADRSPEFKAVKNEQCMPSMSKLQTSISIGNMNVGDKYKIDVDMLATGHDKLGKQVLVECVGKTKDKPLIMFTPTSRLEVGLLHVYHDCSDDFRTSISGDLNNSSRSKHDDQDDQDDSHFISSVSNDCLSARSLCELGSKEVAYPLRLEKNRSNVLDLEETVSTCINQDSRESHNDSSGLSDTTLIDIYPSMLASMSNLLNRSYKTQTASRLIKHYRRLQLNVCKSKLNTTQDGIRMKGKMDVQISNVESYPIIELEECNGTNQVNRNVCSLKKFKTTECNFDSCISVIDAEGSETVQQTNSKSSETKDSNFSNSCHDAINSRSLPTSPCSPISPVLVTNCCNVSKTSSLKITSNESCLPQLDTMINSSFKCLSPKPNLSKAQSPYSRNIFNHLPEAQLSPSNNSMATKRNSVVNSKSPFRMLLRSSNISCTAQKIKRRHSFSSTCSVPGMFHSIQSPLKTPAREMDAFESVYQSLAHNSFSFPTAVKLPNVLNTSPVSGRTVTSVTSVTNSSFQLSRKRAACMDQIMETSRLPLKRFCSLPESSSSRQYNPEMLTLNTILQGQNYHCTKINGFYSPGSQQQRGNLTVSSPIKWEGICRKYSSHGTVLPIVNSSGNTVSLCLSPRLRNRVSRKLVYNKLNTPV, translated from the exons TACAACCATCCATTTGAAGATGACCTAATTGTTAATCTTGAGGATATGACTGTTGATGCTCCATCAG GTTCAGTAGCATGGTGTTCCATTGACTCTCCGCATCCTTTCTTGAGAAAACAAGCCAGAGTTAACCGTAAGAAAAAG tctggaaaacattATGCACCTGATGAAAGCCTAAAGGACCTGATGAGCACAGAGTTATCAG GTCAAGCAGATCGGAGTCCTGAATTTAAAGCTGTCAAAAATGAACAATGCATGCCAAGTATGTCTAAG TTACAAACCAGTATCTCCATTGGGAATATGAACGTGGGCGATAAATACAAAATAGATGTAGACATGCTGGCTACTGGCCATGATAAACTTGGAAAGCAAGTCTTG GTGGAATGTGTAGGGAAGACGAAAGACAAGCCATTGATCATGTTTACTCCCACGTCGAGGCTGGAAGTTGGATTGTTGCATGTTTATCATG ATTGCAGTGATGACTTTCGGACATCAATTTCTGGAGATTTAAATAATTCATCAAGATCCAAGCATGATGATCAAGATGATCAAGATGATTCACATTTCATTTCTTCTGTGTCTAATGACTGTTTGTCAGCAAGATCACTTTGTGAACTTGGTAGCAAGGAAGTTGCATATCCACTGAGACTTGAGAAAAACAGAAGCAATGTCTTAGATTTGGAAGAAACTGTATCCACTTGTATCAACCAAGATTCCAGGGAAAGCCACAATGATTCATCTGGTTTAAGTGATACAACCCTTATTGATATCTACCCAAGTATGCTAGCTTCGATGAGTAACTTGCTCAACCGTAGTTACAAGACACAGACTGCCTCCAGATTAATAAAGCACTATCGGCGTCTCCAGTTAAATGTGTGTAAGTCAAAATTAAATACAACTCAAGATGGAATAAGAATGAAGGGCAAAATGGATGTCCAAATATCAAATGTGGAGAGTTATCCCATTATTGAATTGGAAGAATGTAATGGTACCAACCAAGTGAATAGAAATGTTTGTTCTCTGAAGAAATTCAAAACCACAGAATGTAATTTTGATTCATGCATTTCTGTGATTGATGCTGAAGGTTCTGAGACTGTGCAACAAACAAATTCCAAATCATCTGAAACTAAAGATTCCAACTTTAGCAATTCCTGTCATGATGCAATCAACTCTCGATCCCTACCAACAAGTCCTTGCAGCCCAATAAGTCCTGTACTAGTTACAAATTGCTGCAATGTGAGCAAAACGTCAAGTCTAAAAATAACTTCTAATGAATCTTGTTTGCCTCAACTGGATACCATGATTAATTCTAGTTTCAAATGTTTGAGCCCAAAACCTAATCTGTCAAAGGCACAGTCACCATACTCAAGAAACATTTTTAATCATCTACCTGAGGCACAACTATCGCCATCAAACAACAGTATGGCAACAAAAAGAAATTCTGTTGTAAATTCCAAATCACCATTTAGAATGCTTTTGCGTTCAAGTAATATTTCATGTACTGCTCAAAAAATTAAAAGGAGACATTCGTTTTCCTCCACATGTTCTGTTCCAGGCATGTTCCATTCAATTCAGAGCCCGCTTAAAACTCCAGCAAGAGAGATGGATGCATTTGAATCGGTGTATCAAAGCTTGGCTCATAATTCATTCTCCTTTCCAACTGCTGTGAAACTTCCCAATGTATTGAATACTTCTCCTGTCTCTGGTAGAACTGTTACATCAGTAACATCTGTTACCAATTCATCTTTCCAACTATCAAGAAAACGTGCTGCCTGTATGGACCAGATAATGGAAACTTCCCGATTACCATTAAAGAGATTCTGCTCTTTGCCAGAGTCCTCTAGTTCAAGACAGTATAATCCAGAAATGTTAACGCTGAATACTATATTGCAAGGACAGAATTACCACTGTACAAAAATAAATGGCTTTTATTCACCAGGAAGCCAGCAGCAAAGAGGG AACTTGACTGTGAGCTCACCTATTAAATGGGAAGGTATCTGTAGAAAATACTCCAGTCATG GTACTGTTTTGCCTATTGTAAATAGTTCGGGAAATACCGTGAGTTTATGTTTATCACCTAGACTTCGGAACAG AGTTTCTAGAAAACTGGTCTATAACAAACTGAACACGCCGGTCTGA
- the LOC140486347 gene encoding uncharacterized protein isoform X2 produces the protein MAVDEIRVCERLKRNGWKFRRTMERIFQEYNHPFEDDLIVNLEDMTVDAPSGSVAWCSIDSPHPFLRKQARVNRKKKSGKHYAPDESLKDLMSTELSGQADRSPEFKAVKNEQCMPSMSKLQTSISIGNMNVGDKYKIDVDMLATGHDKLGKQVLVECVGKTKDKPLIMFTPTSRLEVGLLHVYHDCSDDFRTSISGDLNNSSRSKHDDQDDQDDSHFISSVSNDCLSARSLCELGSKEVAYPLRLEKNRSNVLDLEETVSTCINQDSRESHNDSSGLSDTTLIDIYPSMLASMSNLLNRSYKTQTASRLIKHYRRLQLNVCKSKLNTTQDGIRMKGKMDVQISNVESYPIIELEECNGTNQVNRNVCSLKKFKTTECNFDSCISVIDAEGSETVQQTNSKSSETKDSNFSNSCHDAINSRSLPTSPCSPISPVLVTNCCNVSKTSSLKITSNESCLPQLDTMINSSFKCLSPKPNLSKAQSPYSRNIFNHLPEAQLSPSNNSMATKRNSVVNSKSPFRMLLRSSNISCTAQKIKRRHSFSSTCSVPGMFHSIQSPLKTPAREMDAFESVYQSLAHNSFSFPTAVKLPNVLNTSPVSGRTVTSVTSVTNSSFQLSRKRAACMDQIMETSRLPLKRFCSLPESSSSRQYNPEMLTLNTILQGQNYHCTKINGFYSPGSQQQRGNLTVSSPIKWEGICRKYSSHEFLENWSITN, from the exons TACAACCATCCATTTGAAGATGACCTAATTGTTAATCTTGAGGATATGACTGTTGATGCTCCATCAG GTTCAGTAGCATGGTGTTCCATTGACTCTCCGCATCCTTTCTTGAGAAAACAAGCCAGAGTTAACCGTAAGAAAAAG tctggaaaacattATGCACCTGATGAAAGCCTAAAGGACCTGATGAGCACAGAGTTATCAG GTCAAGCAGATCGGAGTCCTGAATTTAAAGCTGTCAAAAATGAACAATGCATGCCAAGTATGTCTAAG TTACAAACCAGTATCTCCATTGGGAATATGAACGTGGGCGATAAATACAAAATAGATGTAGACATGCTGGCTACTGGCCATGATAAACTTGGAAAGCAAGTCTTG GTGGAATGTGTAGGGAAGACGAAAGACAAGCCATTGATCATGTTTACTCCCACGTCGAGGCTGGAAGTTGGATTGTTGCATGTTTATCATG ATTGCAGTGATGACTTTCGGACATCAATTTCTGGAGATTTAAATAATTCATCAAGATCCAAGCATGATGATCAAGATGATCAAGATGATTCACATTTCATTTCTTCTGTGTCTAATGACTGTTTGTCAGCAAGATCACTTTGTGAACTTGGTAGCAAGGAAGTTGCATATCCACTGAGACTTGAGAAAAACAGAAGCAATGTCTTAGATTTGGAAGAAACTGTATCCACTTGTATCAACCAAGATTCCAGGGAAAGCCACAATGATTCATCTGGTTTAAGTGATACAACCCTTATTGATATCTACCCAAGTATGCTAGCTTCGATGAGTAACTTGCTCAACCGTAGTTACAAGACACAGACTGCCTCCAGATTAATAAAGCACTATCGGCGTCTCCAGTTAAATGTGTGTAAGTCAAAATTAAATACAACTCAAGATGGAATAAGAATGAAGGGCAAAATGGATGTCCAAATATCAAATGTGGAGAGTTATCCCATTATTGAATTGGAAGAATGTAATGGTACCAACCAAGTGAATAGAAATGTTTGTTCTCTGAAGAAATTCAAAACCACAGAATGTAATTTTGATTCATGCATTTCTGTGATTGATGCTGAAGGTTCTGAGACTGTGCAACAAACAAATTCCAAATCATCTGAAACTAAAGATTCCAACTTTAGCAATTCCTGTCATGATGCAATCAACTCTCGATCCCTACCAACAAGTCCTTGCAGCCCAATAAGTCCTGTACTAGTTACAAATTGCTGCAATGTGAGCAAAACGTCAAGTCTAAAAATAACTTCTAATGAATCTTGTTTGCCTCAACTGGATACCATGATTAATTCTAGTTTCAAATGTTTGAGCCCAAAACCTAATCTGTCAAAGGCACAGTCACCATACTCAAGAAACATTTTTAATCATCTACCTGAGGCACAACTATCGCCATCAAACAACAGTATGGCAACAAAAAGAAATTCTGTTGTAAATTCCAAATCACCATTTAGAATGCTTTTGCGTTCAAGTAATATTTCATGTACTGCTCAAAAAATTAAAAGGAGACATTCGTTTTCCTCCACATGTTCTGTTCCAGGCATGTTCCATTCAATTCAGAGCCCGCTTAAAACTCCAGCAAGAGAGATGGATGCATTTGAATCGGTGTATCAAAGCTTGGCTCATAATTCATTCTCCTTTCCAACTGCTGTGAAACTTCCCAATGTATTGAATACTTCTCCTGTCTCTGGTAGAACTGTTACATCAGTAACATCTGTTACCAATTCATCTTTCCAACTATCAAGAAAACGTGCTGCCTGTATGGACCAGATAATGGAAACTTCCCGATTACCATTAAAGAGATTCTGCTCTTTGCCAGAGTCCTCTAGTTCAAGACAGTATAATCCAGAAATGTTAACGCTGAATACTATATTGCAAGGACAGAATTACCACTGTACAAAAATAAATGGCTTTTATTCACCAGGAAGCCAGCAGCAAAGAGGG AACTTGACTGTGAGCTCACCTATTAAATGGGAAGGTATCTGTAGAAAATACTCCAGTCATG AGTTTCTAGAAAACTGGTCTATAACAAACTGA
- the LOC140486347 gene encoding uncharacterized protein isoform X3 yields the protein MTVDAPSGSVAWCSIDSPHPFLRKQARVNRKKKSGKHYAPDESLKDLMSTELSGQADRSPEFKAVKNEQCMPSMSKLQTSISIGNMNVGDKYKIDVDMLATGHDKLGKQVLVECVGKTKDKPLIMFTPTSRLEVGLLHVYHDCSDDFRTSISGDLNNSSRSKHDDQDDQDDSHFISSVSNDCLSARSLCELGSKEVAYPLRLEKNRSNVLDLEETVSTCINQDSRESHNDSSGLSDTTLIDIYPSMLASMSNLLNRSYKTQTASRLIKHYRRLQLNVCKSKLNTTQDGIRMKGKMDVQISNVESYPIIELEECNGTNQVNRNVCSLKKFKTTECNFDSCISVIDAEGSETVQQTNSKSSETKDSNFSNSCHDAINSRSLPTSPCSPISPVLVTNCCNVSKTSSLKITSNESCLPQLDTMINSSFKCLSPKPNLSKAQSPYSRNIFNHLPEAQLSPSNNSMATKRNSVVNSKSPFRMLLRSSNISCTAQKIKRRHSFSSTCSVPGMFHSIQSPLKTPAREMDAFESVYQSLAHNSFSFPTAVKLPNVLNTSPVSGRTVTSVTSVTNSSFQLSRKRAACMDQIMETSRLPLKRFCSLPESSSSRQYNPEMLTLNTILQGQNYHCTKINGFYSPGSQQQRGNLTVSSPIKWEGICRKYSSHGTVLPIVNSSGNTVSLCLSPRLRNRVSRKLVYNKLNTPV from the exons ATGACTGTTGATGCTCCATCAG GTTCAGTAGCATGGTGTTCCATTGACTCTCCGCATCCTTTCTTGAGAAAACAAGCCAGAGTTAACCGTAAGAAAAAG tctggaaaacattATGCACCTGATGAAAGCCTAAAGGACCTGATGAGCACAGAGTTATCAG GTCAAGCAGATCGGAGTCCTGAATTTAAAGCTGTCAAAAATGAACAATGCATGCCAAGTATGTCTAAG TTACAAACCAGTATCTCCATTGGGAATATGAACGTGGGCGATAAATACAAAATAGATGTAGACATGCTGGCTACTGGCCATGATAAACTTGGAAAGCAAGTCTTG GTGGAATGTGTAGGGAAGACGAAAGACAAGCCATTGATCATGTTTACTCCCACGTCGAGGCTGGAAGTTGGATTGTTGCATGTTTATCATG ATTGCAGTGATGACTTTCGGACATCAATTTCTGGAGATTTAAATAATTCATCAAGATCCAAGCATGATGATCAAGATGATCAAGATGATTCACATTTCATTTCTTCTGTGTCTAATGACTGTTTGTCAGCAAGATCACTTTGTGAACTTGGTAGCAAGGAAGTTGCATATCCACTGAGACTTGAGAAAAACAGAAGCAATGTCTTAGATTTGGAAGAAACTGTATCCACTTGTATCAACCAAGATTCCAGGGAAAGCCACAATGATTCATCTGGTTTAAGTGATACAACCCTTATTGATATCTACCCAAGTATGCTAGCTTCGATGAGTAACTTGCTCAACCGTAGTTACAAGACACAGACTGCCTCCAGATTAATAAAGCACTATCGGCGTCTCCAGTTAAATGTGTGTAAGTCAAAATTAAATACAACTCAAGATGGAATAAGAATGAAGGGCAAAATGGATGTCCAAATATCAAATGTGGAGAGTTATCCCATTATTGAATTGGAAGAATGTAATGGTACCAACCAAGTGAATAGAAATGTTTGTTCTCTGAAGAAATTCAAAACCACAGAATGTAATTTTGATTCATGCATTTCTGTGATTGATGCTGAAGGTTCTGAGACTGTGCAACAAACAAATTCCAAATCATCTGAAACTAAAGATTCCAACTTTAGCAATTCCTGTCATGATGCAATCAACTCTCGATCCCTACCAACAAGTCCTTGCAGCCCAATAAGTCCTGTACTAGTTACAAATTGCTGCAATGTGAGCAAAACGTCAAGTCTAAAAATAACTTCTAATGAATCTTGTTTGCCTCAACTGGATACCATGATTAATTCTAGTTTCAAATGTTTGAGCCCAAAACCTAATCTGTCAAAGGCACAGTCACCATACTCAAGAAACATTTTTAATCATCTACCTGAGGCACAACTATCGCCATCAAACAACAGTATGGCAACAAAAAGAAATTCTGTTGTAAATTCCAAATCACCATTTAGAATGCTTTTGCGTTCAAGTAATATTTCATGTACTGCTCAAAAAATTAAAAGGAGACATTCGTTTTCCTCCACATGTTCTGTTCCAGGCATGTTCCATTCAATTCAGAGCCCGCTTAAAACTCCAGCAAGAGAGATGGATGCATTTGAATCGGTGTATCAAAGCTTGGCTCATAATTCATTCTCCTTTCCAACTGCTGTGAAACTTCCCAATGTATTGAATACTTCTCCTGTCTCTGGTAGAACTGTTACATCAGTAACATCTGTTACCAATTCATCTTTCCAACTATCAAGAAAACGTGCTGCCTGTATGGACCAGATAATGGAAACTTCCCGATTACCATTAAAGAGATTCTGCTCTTTGCCAGAGTCCTCTAGTTCAAGACAGTATAATCCAGAAATGTTAACGCTGAATACTATATTGCAAGGACAGAATTACCACTGTACAAAAATAAATGGCTTTTATTCACCAGGAAGCCAGCAGCAAAGAGGG AACTTGACTGTGAGCTCACCTATTAAATGGGAAGGTATCTGTAGAAAATACTCCAGTCATG GTACTGTTTTGCCTATTGTAAATAGTTCGGGAAATACCGTGAGTTTATGTTTATCACCTAGACTTCGGAACAG AGTTTCTAGAAAACTGGTCTATAACAAACTGAACACGCCGGTCTGA